The following are encoded together in the Streptomyces sp. NBC_00341 genome:
- the ribD gene encoding bifunctional diaminohydroxyphosphoribosylaminopyrimidine deaminase/5-amino-6-(5-phosphoribosylamino)uracil reductase RibD, with protein sequence MDTAADTTAMRRAIALAARGLGSTSPNPVVGCVVLDATGRPAGEGFHQRAGGPHAEVHALRAAGEKARGGTAYVTLEPCNHTGRTGPCAQALIAAGIARVVYAVGDPNPQATGGADTLRGAGVKAEQGLLAEEAEQGNAAWLTSVRLGRPHVTWKYAATLDGRIAAADATSRWITSAESRADVHRLRAEADAVVVGSGTARTDDPQLGVRGIDGAVQPLRVVVDTAATAVRPGARVLDAGAPTLIAVADDADVRHLPEEAVLRLPRAVPGPGLDLAALLAALHGRGIRSVLLEGGPTLAGAFVAAGAVDRIVGYLAPVLLGAGPAALADAGIPTISKALRLQMTETVRIGPDLRITAVPGPAPKGN encoded by the coding sequence GTGGACACCGCAGCCGACACCACCGCAATGCGCCGAGCCATCGCGCTCGCAGCCCGCGGTCTCGGCTCCACCAGCCCCAATCCGGTCGTCGGATGTGTCGTCCTCGACGCGACGGGCCGGCCGGCCGGTGAGGGCTTCCACCAGCGCGCCGGAGGGCCGCACGCCGAGGTCCACGCCCTGCGCGCGGCCGGCGAGAAGGCCCGGGGCGGCACCGCCTACGTCACCCTCGAACCCTGTAACCACACCGGCCGCACCGGCCCCTGTGCCCAGGCGCTCATCGCGGCCGGAATCGCCCGCGTCGTGTACGCGGTCGGGGATCCGAACCCGCAGGCCACCGGCGGTGCCGACACCCTGCGCGGCGCCGGGGTCAAGGCCGAGCAGGGCCTCCTCGCCGAGGAGGCCGAGCAGGGCAACGCAGCCTGGCTGACCTCCGTGCGGCTGGGCCGGCCCCATGTCACCTGGAAGTACGCGGCCACCCTGGACGGCCGGATCGCGGCCGCCGACGCCACCAGCCGCTGGATCACCTCAGCGGAGTCCCGCGCCGACGTCCACCGGCTGCGCGCCGAGGCGGACGCCGTCGTCGTCGGCTCCGGAACCGCCCGCACCGACGACCCCCAGCTCGGGGTCAGGGGCATCGACGGCGCGGTCCAGCCGCTGCGGGTCGTCGTGGACACCGCCGCCACCGCCGTCCGGCCCGGCGCCCGGGTTCTCGACGCGGGCGCCCCCACTCTGATCGCCGTGGCCGACGACGCGGACGTCCGCCACCTTCCGGAAGAGGCCGTCCTGCGGCTGCCGCGCGCCGTGCCCGGCCCCGGGCTGGACCTTGCCGCGCTGCTCGCCGCCCTCCACGGGCGCGGCATCCGCTCCGTACTCCTCGAAGGCGGGCCGACCCTGGCCGGGGCCTTCGTCGCGGCGGGAGCCGTCGACCGGATCGTCGGCTACCTCGCCCCCGTGCTCCTCGGCGCGGGCCCCGCGGCCCTGGCCGACGCCGGAATCCCCACCATCTCCAAGGCGTTGCGCCTCCAGATGACCGAGACCGTGCGTATCGGCCCCGATCTGCGCATCACCGCCGTCCCCGGCCCTGCTCCGAAGGGAAACTGA
- a CDS encoding riboflavin synthase, producing MFTGIVEELGEVTAVENLGDSSRFRLRGPVVTEGAKHGDSIAVNGVCLTVVDHGGQEFTADVMAETLNRSSLGALRAGSRVNLERPMAVGGRLGGHIVQGHVDGTGRIVERKPSENWEIVKVSLPAELTRYVVEKGSITVDGVSLTVVDAGPDYFTISLIPTTLALTTLGHKEPGDPVNLEVDVIAKYVERLLGHRAQEPEEPVK from the coding sequence GTGTTCACCGGAATTGTCGAAGAACTGGGTGAGGTCACCGCCGTCGAGAACCTCGGCGACTCCTCCCGATTCCGCCTGCGCGGACCCGTGGTCACCGAGGGCGCCAAGCACGGCGACTCGATCGCCGTCAACGGTGTCTGCCTGACCGTCGTCGACCACGGCGGGCAGGAGTTCACCGCCGATGTGATGGCCGAGACGCTGAACAGGTCCAGTCTGGGCGCACTGCGGGCCGGCTCCCGGGTCAACCTGGAGCGGCCCATGGCGGTCGGCGGCCGGCTCGGCGGGCACATCGTGCAGGGCCATGTGGACGGCACGGGCCGCATCGTCGAGCGCAAGCCCTCCGAGAACTGGGAGATCGTGAAGGTCTCCCTCCCCGCCGAGCTCACCCGGTACGTGGTGGAGAAGGGCTCGATCACCGTCGACGGCGTGAGCCTGACCGTCGTGGACGCCGGACCCGACTACTTCACCATCAGCCTCATCCCCACCACCCTCGCCCTGACCACGCTCGGCCACAAGGAGCCCGGCGACCCGGTCAACCTAGAGGTGGACGTCATCGCGAAGTACGTCGAGCGGCTGCTCGGCCACCGCGCGCAGGAGCCAGAGGAGCCGGTGAAGTGA
- a CDS encoding ROK family transcriptional regulator, whose product MPASPSTARAINDRLALRLLQQDGPLTATQLKTLTGLSRPTVADLVERLQGAGLVRVVGEAGAERRGPNARLYGIVADRAHLAALDVRTDSLAVVVADLLGATLAEATLPIGSETATDDAVEQAVALLERTARRAGTAPLHSVGIGAPGLIDPVTGELRDTTGLPAWHRRLVLALQQRLPAGVLVENETNLAAVAEHRVGAARDHDTFVLLWLGHGVGAAVMLDGKVRRGASGGAGELGFLPVPGTIGIPSAVSCDGGFHSLAGSVALCALAADHGIATPSGGREPGAADAVRAALAGEGDSEAFLGALADRLAIGAAAVVSVLDPGCVLLSGEVGLAGGDALAARVEERLAVMSPLRTEVRAGLLGGTAVLRGALLAAREAAQDALFGDGSPGRGVPSSIAGRA is encoded by the coding sequence ATGCCCGCATCACCGAGCACCGCCAGGGCCATCAACGACCGGCTCGCCCTGCGGCTCCTCCAGCAGGACGGCCCGCTGACGGCCACGCAGTTGAAGACCCTGACGGGGCTCTCCCGGCCCACCGTCGCCGACCTGGTCGAACGGCTCCAGGGAGCGGGTCTGGTCCGGGTGGTCGGAGAGGCCGGGGCCGAGCGCCGCGGCCCCAACGCCCGGCTCTACGGGATCGTCGCGGACCGCGCCCATCTGGCCGCCCTCGACGTCCGTACCGACAGCCTCGCGGTGGTCGTCGCCGACCTCCTGGGCGCGACCCTGGCCGAGGCCACCCTGCCGATCGGCAGCGAGACCGCCACCGACGACGCCGTCGAGCAGGCCGTGGCCCTCCTCGAACGCACCGCGCGCCGGGCCGGCACCGCGCCGCTGCACAGTGTCGGCATCGGCGCCCCCGGCCTGATCGACCCGGTCACCGGGGAACTCCGCGACACCACAGGACTGCCGGCCTGGCACCGCCGACTGGTCCTGGCGCTCCAGCAGCGGCTGCCTGCCGGCGTGCTCGTCGAGAACGAGACCAATCTGGCGGCTGTGGCCGAGCACCGGGTCGGAGCGGCCCGTGACCACGACACGTTCGTCCTGCTCTGGCTCGGGCACGGGGTGGGGGCGGCCGTCATGCTGGACGGGAAGGTGCGCCGCGGTGCCTCCGGCGGCGCGGGCGAACTCGGTTTCCTCCCGGTGCCCGGCACGATCGGTATCCCGTCGGCCGTCAGCTGCGACGGCGGCTTCCACTCGCTGGCGGGCTCGGTGGCGCTCTGTGCACTGGCCGCCGACCACGGCATCGCCACGCCGTCCGGCGGCCGGGAGCCGGGCGCCGCCGACGCCGTCCGCGCGGCCCTGGCGGGGGAGGGCGACAGCGAGGCGTTCCTCGGCGCGCTCGCCGACCGGCTGGCAATCGGCGCGGCAGCCGTCGTCTCGGTCCTGGACCCGGGGTGCGTGCTGCTGTCGGGCGAGGTCGGCCTCGCGGGCGGCGACGCGCTGGCCGCACGGGTCGAGGAACGGCTCGCCGTGATGTCCCCCCTGCGCACCGAGGTCAGGGCCGGCCTGCTCGGCGGCACGGCGGTCCTGCGCGGCGCGTTGCTCGCGGCGCGGGAGGCGGCGCAGGACGCGCTGTTCGGTGACGGGTCCCCGGGGCGCGGGGTTCCGTCCTCAATCGCCGGACGGGCTTGA
- a CDS encoding bifunctional 3,4-dihydroxy-2-butanone-4-phosphate synthase/GTP cyclohydrolase II produces the protein MTAQPTWLHREHHAPAEDLTLDPVEQAIRDIAAGRPVVVVDDEDRENEGDLVIAAEKATPEIVAFMMSECRGLICAPMENAELERLELPQMVDHNTESMKTAFTVSVDASAAHGVTTGISAADRAATLRLLAGGVAGPGDFVRPGHIFPLRARTGGVLVRNGHTEAAVDLARLAGLRPAGAIVEIAGEDGVMLRLPQLVPFARKHGLTIISIEDLIAYRRTSEPTVRREAEVRLPTDFGAFTAYGYRSTVDGVEHVALVHGDIGDGDDVLVRVHSECLTGDIFQSERCDCGPQLHASMRRITDEGRGVVVYLRGHEGRGIGLVSKLRAYELQERGVDTLDANLELGLPADARDYAAGAQILKDLGVRSLRLMTNNPDKTAAILRHGLAVTGREPMPVQAGEHNLRYLRTKRDRMGHDLPWLDAATVSTCGNQ, from the coding sequence ATGACTGCCCAGCCCACCTGGTTGCACCGGGAACACCACGCGCCCGCGGAGGACCTCACCCTGGACCCCGTCGAGCAGGCCATCCGCGACATCGCGGCGGGCCGGCCCGTCGTGGTCGTCGACGACGAGGACCGGGAGAACGAGGGCGACCTCGTCATCGCGGCCGAGAAGGCCACCCCCGAGATCGTCGCCTTCATGATGAGCGAGTGCCGCGGACTGATCTGCGCGCCCATGGAGAACGCCGAGCTGGAACGGCTCGAACTCCCGCAGATGGTCGACCACAACACCGAGTCGATGAAGACGGCCTTCACCGTCTCCGTCGACGCCTCCGCCGCGCACGGCGTCACCACCGGCATCTCCGCCGCCGACCGGGCCGCCACGCTCCGGCTGCTGGCCGGCGGCGTCGCGGGCCCCGGTGACTTCGTACGGCCCGGCCACATCTTCCCGCTCCGGGCCCGTACCGGCGGTGTGCTCGTGCGCAACGGGCACACCGAGGCGGCCGTCGACCTCGCCCGGCTCGCCGGACTGCGGCCCGCCGGGGCGATCGTCGAGATCGCGGGCGAGGACGGCGTCATGCTGCGCCTTCCCCAGCTGGTCCCGTTCGCCCGCAAGCACGGGCTCACGATCATCTCCATCGAGGACCTGATCGCCTACCGGCGCACCTCGGAGCCGACCGTCCGCCGCGAGGCAGAGGTCCGGCTGCCGACGGACTTCGGCGCGTTCACCGCGTACGGCTACCGCTCCACCGTGGACGGCGTCGAGCACGTCGCGCTGGTCCACGGCGACATCGGGGACGGCGACGACGTCCTGGTCCGGGTCCACTCCGAGTGCCTGACCGGCGACATCTTCCAGTCGGAGCGCTGCGACTGCGGCCCCCAGCTGCACGCCTCGATGCGACGCATCACGGACGAGGGACGCGGCGTCGTCGTCTATCTGCGCGGCCACGAGGGACGCGGCATCGGCCTGGTCTCCAAGCTCCGCGCGTACGAGCTCCAGGAGCGCGGCGTCGACACCCTCGACGCCAACCTGGAGCTCGGACTGCCCGCCGACGCCCGCGACTACGCGGCCGGCGCCCAGATCCTCAAGGACCTCGGCGTCCGCAGCCTGCGCCTGATGACGAACAACCCCGACAAGACCGCCGCGATCCTGCGGCACGGACTGGCCGTCACCGGACGGGAACCGATGCCCGTCCAGGCCGGCGAGCACAATCTGCGCTACCTGCGCACCAAGCGGGACCGGATGGGCCACGACCTGCCCTGGCTCGACGCCGCCACGGTGTCGACCTGCGGCAACCAGTAG
- a CDS encoding GNAT family N-acetyltransferase, protein MSATVRTATPADDPALAALWKRCFESPHLAALHALDPDRHRHTFVAQNDAGEGIDAVVVYVPRLIRDADGTPRRVGGIGSVATRPEARGQGLVRRLLVAAERTMTAEQCAWSLLFTGTPGVYRGSGWQEFASSYTEGTLAPSSAPEPFPVRAATARDAVEVAALHHAYNARRPLSSLRAPEDWAVRVPAWYGALEQSLVARDPASGALTGWIVAQHAGECVEVREFAGADACLGALFAAVGSRARAAGLTRARVRIPVTPGVRAALPVLLADAGQVTEHVGMARPLHAPAGSVRAAVTAPGAVHWYGDCF, encoded by the coding sequence GTGAGCGCCACCGTCCGCACCGCCACCCCGGCCGACGACCCGGCTCTGGCCGCCCTGTGGAAGAGGTGCTTCGAGTCCCCGCACCTCGCGGCCCTCCACGCGCTCGACCCGGACCGCCACCGGCACACCTTCGTCGCGCAGAACGACGCGGGGGAGGGGATCGACGCGGTCGTCGTCTACGTACCGAGGCTGATCCGGGACGCGGACGGCACCCCGCGCAGGGTCGGCGGCATCGGCAGCGTGGCGACCCGCCCCGAGGCCAGGGGGCAGGGACTGGTGCGACGGCTGCTGGTGGCGGCGGAGCGCACCATGACGGCCGAACAGTGCGCATGGTCGCTGCTGTTCACCGGAACGCCCGGCGTCTACCGGGGCTCCGGGTGGCAGGAGTTCGCGAGCAGCTACACCGAGGGGACGCTCGCACCCTCGTCCGCTCCGGAGCCCTTCCCGGTCCGTGCGGCCACGGCCCGGGACGCCGTGGAGGTGGCCGCGCTGCACCACGCGTACAACGCGCGGCGGCCGCTCAGCTCGCTGCGGGCCCCGGAGGACTGGGCGGTGCGCGTGCCCGCCTGGTACGGCGCGCTCGAACAGTCGCTCGTGGCGCGGGACCCGGCTTCCGGTGCGCTCACCGGCTGGATCGTGGCGCAGCACGCGGGGGAGTGCGTGGAGGTGCGCGAGTTCGCGGGTGCGGACGCGTGTCTGGGGGCGCTGTTCGCCGCCGTCGGCTCCCGGGCCCGTGCGGCGGGGCTGACCAGGGCCCGGGTCCGGATTCCCGTCACTCCCGGGGTGCGGGCCGCACTGCCGGTCCTGCTGGCGGACGCCGGGCAGGTCACGGAGCACGTGGGGATGGCACGGCCGCTGCACGCCCCGGCCGGGTCGGTGCGCGCCGCGGTCACGGCGCCCGGCGCGGTCCACTGGTACGGCGACTGCTTCTGA
- a CDS encoding uracil-xanthine permease family protein, which translates to MGGLGVRWTLHGDGKTPAPGAVVRPDERLSWPRTFVLGAQHVVAMFGASFVAPVLMGLDPNLAIMMSGVATAIFLLATRGQVPSYLGCSLSFVGVAATIRASGGSSAVVTGAVFVVGAVLFLAGLAVQRFGARIIHAAMPPVVTGAVVMLIGFNLAPVTASTYWPQDQWTALLVMLFTGLAVVCLRGFLSRIAIFLGLVFGYVLSWVLDRVFGKIHSPAGGAEAVDHWRLDLSGVGKADWVGLPSFHAPSFEWSAILVALPVVIALIAENAGHVKAVGEMTGRSLDGKLGTAIAADGAASMLSTAVGGPPNTTYSENIGVMAATRVYSTAAYWAAACFALLFGLCPKFGAVVAVIPGGVLGGITVILYGMIGLLGAQIWLNAKVDLRNPLNLVPAAAGIIIGVGGVSLKVSDNFELSGIALGTIVVITGYHVLRAFAPAHLKTQEPLLDSGTSGYDGKPPADEA; encoded by the coding sequence ATGGGCGGCCTCGGCGTGCGCTGGACCTTGCACGGCGACGGGAAGACGCCCGCACCGGGAGCGGTCGTCCGCCCCGACGAGCGGCTCTCCTGGCCGCGGACGTTCGTGCTGGGCGCCCAGCACGTGGTCGCGATGTTCGGCGCCTCGTTCGTCGCCCCGGTGCTCATGGGTCTCGACCCGAACCTGGCGATCATGATGTCGGGTGTCGCGACGGCCATCTTCCTGCTGGCCACGCGCGGGCAGGTGCCCAGCTATCTGGGCTGTTCGCTCTCGTTCGTCGGGGTTGCCGCGACCATCCGGGCCAGTGGCGGCAGCAGTGCCGTGGTCACCGGGGCGGTCTTCGTGGTGGGGGCGGTGCTCTTCCTCGCCGGCCTCGCGGTGCAGCGGTTCGGCGCGCGGATCATCCACGCGGCGATGCCGCCCGTGGTGACGGGTGCGGTCGTGATGCTGATCGGCTTCAACCTGGCGCCGGTCACCGCGTCGACGTACTGGCCGCAGGACCAGTGGACGGCCCTGCTGGTGATGCTGTTCACCGGACTGGCCGTGGTCTGTCTGCGCGGTTTCCTGTCCCGGATCGCGATCTTCCTCGGGCTGGTCTTCGGCTATGTCCTGTCCTGGGTTCTGGACCGGGTGTTCGGGAAGATCCACTCGCCCGCCGGGGGCGCCGAGGCCGTGGACCACTGGCGGCTGGACCTGTCGGGGGTGGGCAAGGCCGACTGGGTCGGGCTGCCGTCGTTCCACGCCCCGAGCTTCGAGTGGTCCGCGATCCTGGTCGCGCTGCCCGTGGTCATCGCGCTCATCGCGGAGAACGCCGGCCACGTGAAGGCGGTCGGCGAGATGACGGGCCGCTCGCTGGACGGCAAGCTCGGCACCGCGATCGCCGCGGACGGTGCCGCCTCGATGCTGTCGACCGCGGTCGGCGGTCCGCCGAACACGACGTACTCCGAGAACATCGGCGTGATGGCCGCGACCCGGGTGTACTCCACCGCGGCCTACTGGGCGGCCGCCTGCTTCGCCCTGCTGTTCGGTCTGTGCCCCAAGTTCGGCGCGGTCGTGGCGGTCATTCCGGGCGGGGTCCTCGGCGGCATCACGGTGATCCTCTACGGCATGATCGGTCTCCTCGGTGCCCAGATCTGGCTGAACGCCAAGGTCGATCTGCGCAACCCGCTGAACCTGGTACCGGCCGCGGCGGGCATCATCATCGGCGTCGGCGGGGTCAGCCTGAAGGTGTCCGACAACTTCGAGCTGAGCGGGATCGCGCTCGGCACCATCGTCGTGATCACCGGCTATCACGTGCTGCGGGCCTTCGCCCCGGCCCACCTCAAGACCCAGGAGCCGCTGCTCGACTCCGGGACCTCCGGCTACGACGGGAAGCCGCCGGCCGACGAAGCCTGA
- the ribH gene encoding 6,7-dimethyl-8-ribityllumazine synthase, translated as MSGKGAPELSVRNCGDLRVAVIAAQWHEKVMDGLVDGALRALHELGIDEPTLLRVPGSFELPVVAKVLAGRGYDAIVALGVIIRGGTPHFEYVSHGVTNGLTQVAVDTGVPVGFGVLTCDTEEQALDRAGIEGSNEDKGHEAVTAAVATATTLRSVSEPWR; from the coding sequence ATGAGCGGCAAGGGCGCACCCGAACTGTCCGTACGCAACTGCGGTGACCTGCGCGTGGCGGTCATCGCCGCGCAGTGGCACGAGAAGGTCATGGACGGACTCGTCGACGGCGCGCTGCGCGCCCTGCACGAGCTGGGCATCGACGAGCCGACCCTGCTGAGGGTCCCCGGCAGCTTCGAGCTCCCGGTGGTCGCCAAGGTACTGGCCGGGCGCGGGTACGACGCGATCGTCGCGCTAGGCGTGATCATCCGGGGCGGCACCCCGCACTTCGAATACGTGTCCCACGGCGTCACCAACGGCCTCACCCAGGTCGCGGTCGACACCGGTGTACCGGTCGGCTTCGGCGTCCTCACCTGTGACACCGAGGAGCAGGCACTCGACCGGGCGGGCATCGAGGGGTCCAACGAGGACAAGGGGCACGAAGCGGTCACCGCCGCCGTCGCCACCGCCACCACGCTGCGCTCGGTCAGCGAACCCTGGCGCTGA
- a CDS encoding MFS transporter, with amino-acid sequence MTTDSTAAVFSTEQVRRARYAIAAVFAVHGAVTGSFATRVPWIQDHAGLSAGQLGIALAFPAIGASLAMPLAGAISHRFGARTALRGLLMLWTLALILPSIAPSLLTLCAALLVYGASAGMSDVAMNALGVEVENRLNKSIMSGLHGMWSVGALVGSAAGTVAAHLGADARLHHAIAALALTALGLIACRQVLDLHSEPDAEAPPRFTLPPRSALIIGAVGFCAVFAEGASLDWSAVYLRDVLDSSAGLAAASTTAFALTMAVARIAGDRVVDRFGAVRTVRTGGVLATVGGVLVVTAPNVVLALCGFGLMGLGIAVVVPLAFAAAGRSGSNPSRAIAGVATITYTSGLIAPSAIGSLAEATSLVVSFGLVSVLAFGLVLGAGVLRAGDRKVSSSDAGVPGPAPAEPRP; translated from the coding sequence ATGACGACGGATTCCACGGCAGCGGTCTTCAGCACGGAGCAGGTGAGGCGCGCCAGGTACGCCATCGCCGCGGTCTTCGCGGTACACGGGGCGGTGACCGGCAGTTTCGCCACCCGGGTGCCGTGGATCCAGGACCACGCCGGGCTCAGTGCCGGACAGCTCGGCATAGCCCTGGCCTTCCCGGCGATCGGCGCCTCGCTGGCGATGCCGCTGGCCGGCGCGATCAGCCACCGCTTCGGCGCCCGAACCGCGCTGCGCGGGCTGCTGATGCTGTGGACCCTGGCGCTGATCCTGCCTTCCATAGCCCCCAGCCTGCTGACGCTGTGCGCGGCCCTCCTGGTGTACGGGGCGTCGGCGGGCATGTCGGACGTGGCGATGAACGCGCTCGGGGTCGAGGTGGAGAACCGCCTCAACAAGTCGATCATGTCCGGGCTGCACGGGATGTGGAGCGTGGGCGCCCTGGTCGGATCGGCGGCCGGCACGGTGGCCGCCCATCTGGGGGCCGACGCGCGACTGCACCACGCCATCGCCGCGCTCGCCCTCACCGCGCTCGGCCTGATCGCCTGCCGGCAGGTGCTGGATCTGCACAGCGAGCCGGACGCGGAGGCTCCGCCGCGCTTCACCCTGCCGCCCAGGTCGGCCCTGATCATCGGCGCGGTGGGCTTCTGCGCGGTGTTCGCGGAGGGCGCCAGCCTGGACTGGTCGGCGGTCTACCTCCGGGATGTCCTGGACAGTTCCGCAGGTCTGGCGGCCGCGTCGACGACCGCGTTCGCACTGACGATGGCGGTGGCCCGGATCGCCGGTGACCGGGTCGTCGACCGCTTCGGCGCGGTGCGGACCGTACGGACCGGCGGCGTGCTCGCCACGGTCGGCGGGGTCCTGGTGGTCACCGCGCCCAACGTGGTCCTGGCGTTGTGCGGCTTCGGTCTGATGGGCCTCGGCATCGCCGTGGTCGTACCGCTCGCCTTCGCGGCGGCCGGGCGCAGCGGGTCGAACCCGAGCCGGGCGATCGCGGGTGTCGCGACGATCACGTACACCTCGGGGCTGATCGCCCCGTCGGCCATCGGCTCGCTGGCCGAGGCGACCTCGCTGGTCGTCTCCTTCGGCCTGGTCTCGGTGCTGGCCTTCGGGCTGGTGCTCGGAGCCGGAGTGCTGCGGGCGGGCGATCGCAAGGTGTCCTCCTCCGACGCCGGGGTACCGGGACCGGCTCCGGCCGAGCCGCGCCCCTGA
- a CDS encoding nicotinamide mononucleotide transporter family protein codes for MSALHWLNSEAFSVFGQHIIWSDMIGNTIGLIALTLGWLRSIWTWPAQLLSGVVLVAANVSVHQAGSVGKQVIVIAVAVWGWQQWTRGRQQAQDGSIAVRFATWRERGYLLGGAAVGTLAVGGLFTAFPSLSWSPWADAYIFAGTLVAMLAQARGMVEFWFAWLLVDLVGVPLNFHSGLAFSGLIYVVYGALVLWGMRDWWLRTRTPALEGATA; via the coding sequence GTGAGCGCTCTGCACTGGCTGAACTCGGAGGCGTTCAGCGTCTTCGGACAGCACATCATCTGGTCCGACATGATCGGCAACACGATCGGTCTGATCGCCCTCACGCTGGGCTGGCTGCGCTCGATCTGGACCTGGCCGGCGCAGTTGCTGTCCGGCGTCGTCCTGGTCGCCGCCAACGTCTCCGTGCACCAGGCGGGCAGCGTCGGCAAACAGGTCATCGTCATCGCGGTGGCCGTCTGGGGCTGGCAGCAGTGGACCCGGGGCAGGCAGCAGGCCCAGGACGGCTCCATCGCCGTACGGTTCGCCACCTGGCGCGAGCGCGGCTACCTGCTCGGCGGGGCGGCGGTCGGCACCCTCGCGGTCGGCGGCCTGTTCACCGCGTTCCCCTCGCTCTCGTGGAGCCCGTGGGCGGACGCGTACATATTCGCCGGCACGCTCGTGGCGATGCTCGCCCAGGCCCGCGGCATGGTCGAGTTCTGGTTCGCCTGGCTCCTCGTCGACCTGGTCGGCGTACCGCTCAACTTCCACAGCGGTCTCGCCTTCTCCGGTCTCATCTACGTCGTCTACGGGGCCCTCGTCCTGTGGGGCATGCGCGACTGGTGGCTGCGTACGCGGACACCCGCTCTGGAAGGAGCCACGGCATGA
- a CDS encoding phosphoribosyl-ATP diphosphatase: MANKTFEELFAELQLKAADGDPSTSRTAELVDKGVHAIGKKVVEEAAEVWMAAEHESKDAAAEEISQLLYHVQVMMVARGISLDDVYAHL; encoded by the coding sequence ATGGCGAACAAAACCTTCGAAGAGCTCTTCGCCGAGCTGCAGCTCAAGGCCGCCGACGGCGACCCCTCCACCTCCCGTACCGCCGAACTGGTGGACAAGGGTGTGCATGCCATCGGCAAGAAGGTCGTGGAGGAGGCCGCCGAAGTCTGGATGGCCGCCGAGCACGAGAGCAAGGACGCGGCAGCCGAGGAGATCTCCCAGCTGCTCTACCACGTCCAGGTGATGATGGTCGCGCGCGGAATCTCGCTCGACGACGTCTACGCCCATCTCTGA
- the hisG gene encoding ATP phosphoribosyltransferase: MLRIAVPNKGSLSGPAMAMLHEAGYQQRKESKELVLVDPENQVEFFYLRPRDIAIYVSSGRLDIGITGRDLLLDSGAESEEILQLGFARSTFRYATKPGTAAGPQDFDGLTIATSYEGIVAKHLADVGVNASVVHLDGAVETAIELGVAQIIADVVETGTSLRNAGLEVIGEPIMKSEAVVIRRVGAPDDEPKVQQFLRRLQGVLVARSYVMMDYDCRVEHLERAVALTPGLESPTISPLHHEGWVAVRSMVAAKEAQRIMDDLYDLGARAILTTAIHACRL; the protein is encoded by the coding sequence ATGCTGCGCATCGCCGTCCCCAACAAGGGTTCACTCTCAGGGCCTGCGATGGCGATGCTCCATGAGGCCGGCTACCAGCAGCGCAAGGAGTCCAAGGAGCTCGTCCTCGTCGACCCCGAGAACCAGGTGGAGTTCTTCTACCTGCGGCCGCGCGACATCGCGATCTACGTCAGCTCGGGCCGCCTCGACATCGGCATCACCGGCCGTGACCTGCTGCTGGACAGCGGCGCCGAGTCGGAGGAGATCCTCCAGCTCGGTTTCGCCCGCTCGACCTTCCGCTACGCCACCAAGCCCGGCACGGCCGCGGGCCCGCAGGACTTCGACGGGCTGACGATCGCGACCTCCTACGAGGGCATCGTCGCCAAGCACCTGGCCGATGTCGGGGTCAACGCCTCCGTCGTCCACCTGGACGGCGCCGTCGAGACCGCGATCGAACTCGGTGTCGCGCAGATCATCGCCGACGTCGTCGAGACCGGCACCAGCCTGCGCAACGCCGGCCTCGAAGTCATCGGCGAACCGATCATGAAGTCGGAGGCGGTCGTCATCCGCCGCGTCGGCGCCCCGGACGACGAGCCCAAGGTGCAGCAGTTCCTGCGCCGCCTCCAGGGCGTCCTGGTCGCCCGCAGCTACGTGATGATGGACTACGACTGCCGCGTCGAGCACCTGGAGCGCGCGGTCGCCCTCACCCCGGGCCTGGAGTCGCCCACCATCTCCCCGCTGCACCACGAGGGCTGGGTCGCCGTCCGCTCCATGGTCGCCGCCAAGGAGGCGCAGCGGATCATGGACGACCTGTACGACCTCGGCGCCCGCGCCATCCTCACCACGGCCATCCACGCCTGCCGGCTCTGA